In Oreochromis niloticus isolate F11D_XX linkage group LG5, O_niloticus_UMD_NMBU, whole genome shotgun sequence, a single window of DNA contains:
- the LOC100711120 gene encoding filamin-B-like isoform X3, whose protein sequence is MSFQSEEDLSCPVCHDIFRDPVFLTCSHSFCKMCLKHWWAQKKQQQCPVCKKISKQRDLPCNLVLKNLAEAYLKKKDPSASAGSEVLCSLHHEKLKLFCLDHQEPACVICRDSRAHINHKFRPIDEATQDHKEELQKALKPLQDKLKVLQKVKGNFDIREQHIKIQAQQTEKQIKEQFKKFRMFLDEEEKTRLAVLKKEEQQKSQKMKEKIAALSREMAGLSATIRAAEEELKAENISFLKNYKGTMKRVQQYPLMDAPQVVSEALINVAKHLSNLGYNIWNKMKGLVSYTPETPNTAHPELSNYEHLTSERHQLPDKPKSPFKFRVLPTHDASKVQASGPGLTSGVPASFPVEFNVNAKDVGQGQLSVLITDQDGKPKQPTIHDNGDGTYRVSYVPDRAGRYTIVIKYGGDDIPASPYRVRATATGDASKCTVSGSGVGPTVAIGEELGLVVNAKGAGKGKVSCVVVQPNGTEVEAEVLENEDGTFDIFYTAPAPGNYVIYVRFGGENIPRSPFKVTVKSESYQPDGTSVNGSGFRPFDMVIPFAFRKGEITGEVLMPSGKSAQPLITDNLDGTVTVQYSPTEAGLHEMHIKYNGTHIPESPLQFCVNHTSSPNVTAYGPGLSYGVANKLATFTVFTEDASEGGLDLAIEGPSKAEISCVDNKDGTCTVSYLPTLPGDYNILVKYNDEHIAGSPFTARITKDNQRRCQVKLGSAADFSLDINETDLSLLSASIRSPSGRDEPCLLKRMANNHIGISFIPREVGEHQVSILKNGRHVANSPITIMVVQSEIGDTSRVKAHGDGLVQGTTFNNASFIVDTREAGYGGLALSIEGPSKVDIQTEDMEDGTCRVTYCPTEPGNYIVSIRFAEEHVPGSPFTVRVTGEGRIQESITRRQKAASVASVGSVCDLSLKIPDCKQSKMQQPAS, encoded by the exons ATGTCTTTCCAGTCCGAGGAGGATCTTTCCTGTCCCGTCTGCCATGACATCTTTAGGGATCCCGTTTTCCTGACATGCAGCCACAGCTTCTGCAAGATGTGTCTGAAGCACTGGTGGGCACAGAAGAAGCAACAGCAGTGTCCAGTCTGTAAGAAAATATCTAAACAGAGAGACCTGCCCTGTAACTTGGTCTTAAAGAACCTCGCTGAGGCctacttaaaaaagaaagatccAAGTGCTTCGGCGGGGTCTGAGGttctctgcagtctgcaccacgagaaactcaaactcttctgtctggaCCATCAGGAGCCAGCATGTGTCATCTGTCGTGATTCGAGAGCACACATCAACCACAAGTTCAGGCCCATCGATGAAGCCACGCAGGATCATAAGGAAGAGCTCCAGAAAGCCCTGAAACCATTACAGGACAAACTGAAGGTCTTACAAAAAGTGAAAGGAAACTTTGATATAAGAGAGCAACACATTAAGATCCAGGCTCAACAAACAGAGAAGCAGATCaaggagcagtttaagaagTTTCGCATGTTTCTGGATGAGGAAGAGAAGACCAGGCTGGCTGTTCTAAAAAAGGAAGAGCAACAAAAGAGTCagaagatgaaggaaaagattgcggctctgagcagagagatGGCAGGTCTTTCAGCCACAATCAGAGCTGCAGAGGAGGAGCTGAAAGCTGAAAACATCTCATTCCTGAAGAACTACAAGGGTACGATGAAAAGGGTCCAGCAGTATCCCTTGATGGATGCTCCACAGGTGGTCTCAGAAGCTCTGATAAATGTGGCCAAACACCTGAGCAACCTGGGTTACAACATCTGGAACAAGATGAAGGGGTTGGTCTCTTACACTCCTGAGACTCCAAATACTGCTCATCCAGAACTCTCCAACTATGAACATCTGACCAGTGAGAGGCACCAGCTTCCTGACAAGCCAAAAAG TCCCTTCAAGTTTCGGGTTCTGCCCACTCATGATGCCAGCAAAGTACAAGCCAGCGGCCCTGGGCTGACCAGCGGCGTCCCCGCCAGCTTCCCCGTTGAGTTCAATGTTAATGCTAAAGACGTTGGCCAAGGCCAACTGAGCGTGCTCATCACG GACCAGGATGGTAAACCTAAGCAGCCCACGATCCATGACAACGGTGATGGTACATACCGGGTATCATACGTCCCTGACCGTGCTGGCCGGTACACCATCGTTATAAAATATGGTGGCGATGACATCCCAGCATCACCTTACAGAGTCCGTGCTACAGCAACTGGTGATGCCAGCAAGTGCACCGTGAGCG GTTCAGGTGTGGGTCCCACTGTGGCCATTGGTGAGGAGCTGGGTCTGGTAGTGAATGCAAAGGGTGCTGGTAAAGGGAAAGTGAGCTGTGTGGTGGTTCAGCCCAATGGCACAGAGGTGGAGGCCGAGGTGCTGGAGAATGAAGATGGCACCTTTGACATCTTCTACACTGCGCCAGCTCCTGGGAACTACGTCATCTACGTCCGCTTTGGAGGGGAAAACATCCCGCGCAGTCCCTTCAAAGTCACG GTGAAGTCGGAAAGCTACCAGCCAGATGGTACGAGCGTTAACGGCAGTGGCTTCAGACCTTTCGACATGGTGATTCCTTTTGCATTCAGGAAGGGAGAAATCACTG GTGAGGTGTTGATGCCTTCAGGTAAATCCGCTCAGCCTCTCATCACAGACAACCTGGATGGGACGGTCACAGTGCAGTACTCTCCTACTGAGGCCGGTCTGCACGAGATGCACATCAAATACAATGGCACACACATCCCAG AATCTCCCCTTCAGTTCTGTGTGAATCACACCAGCAGTCCCAACGTCACAGCCTACGGTCCTGGTCTGAGTTATGGTGTCGCCAACAAGTTAGCTACCTTCACAGTCTTCACAGAGGACGCCTCCGAAG GAGGTTTGGACCTGGCTATCGAGGGTCCGTCCAAAGCGGAGATCAGCTGTGTGGACAATAAAGACGGGACCTGCACCGTCAGCTACCTGCCCACGCTGCCAGGAGACTACAACATCCTGGTCAAATACAATGACGAGCACATCGCTGGCAGCCCGTTCACCGCCAGGATCACCA AGGACAACCAGCGGCGCTGTCAGGTCAAACTGGGCTCGGCTGCAGATTTTTCTCTGGACATCAATGAGACGGACCTCAGCCTGCTCAGCGCCAGCATCAGGTCGCCCTCTGGACGTGACGAGCCCTGCTTGCTGAAGAGGATGGCCAACAACCACATCG GTATCTCCTTCATCCCCCGGGAAGTGGGCGAGCACCAGGTCAGCATCCTGAAGAATGGTCGTCATGTCGCCAACAGTCCCATCACCATCATGGTCGTCCAGTCTGAGATTGGCGACACCAGTCGAGTCAAAGCTCACGGTGACGGCCTCGTCCAGGGAACCACCTTCAACAACGCCAGCTTTATAGTCGACACGCGGGAGGCAG GTTATGGCGGTCTGGCTCTGTCCATTGAAGGTCCAAGTAAGGTAGACATCCAAACAGAGGACATGGAGGACGGGACCTGTAGAGTCACTTACTGTCCGACCGAACCTGGAAACTACATCGTCTCAATCCGCTTCGCTGAGGAGCATGTGCCAG GAAGCCCATTCACGGTGCGGGTGACGGGTGAGGGTCGTATTCAGGAGAGCATCACCAGACGACAGAAGGCGGCGTCTGTCGCCAGTGTCGGGAGTGTGTGCGACCTCAGCCTAAAGATACCAG aCTGCAAACAGTCCAAAATGCAGCAGCCCGCCTCTTGA
- the LOC100711120 gene encoding filamin-B-like isoform X2: MSFQSEEDLSCPVCHDIFRDPVFLTCSHSFCKMCLKHWWAQKKQQQCPVCKKISKQRDLPCNLVLKNLAEAYLKKKDPSASAGSEVLCSLHHEKLKLFCLDHQEPACVICRDSRAHINHKFRPIDEATQDHKEELQKALKPLQDKLKVLQKVKGNFDIREQHIKIQAQQTEKQIKEQFKKFRMFLDEEEKTRLAVLKKEEQQKSQKMKEKIAALSREMAGLSATIRAAEEELKAENISFLKNYKGTMKRVQQYPLMDAPQVVSEALINVAKHLSNLGYNIWNKMKGLVSYTPETPNTAHPELSNYEHLTSERHQLPDKPKSPFKFRVLPTHDASKVQASGPGLTSGVPASFPVEFNVNAKDVGQGQLSVLITDQDGKPKQPTIHDNGDGTYRVSYVPDRAGRYTIVIKYGGDDIPASPYRVRATATGDASKCTVSGSGVGPTVAIGEELGLVVNAKGAGKGKVSCVVVQPNGTEVEAEVLENEDGTFDIFYTAPAPGNYVIYVRFGGENIPRSPFKVTVKSESYQPDGTSVNGSGFRPFDMVIPFAFRKGEITGEVLMPSGKSAQPLITDNLDGTVTVQYSPTEAGLHEMHIKYNGTHIPESPLQFCVNHTSSPNVTAYGPGLSYGVANKLATFTVFTEDASEGGLDLAIEGPSKAEISCVDNKDGTCTVSYLPTLPGDYNILVKYNDEHIAGSPFTARITKDNQRRCQVKLGSAADFSLDINETDLSLLSASIRSPSGRDEPCLLKRMANNHIGISFIPREVGEHQVSILKNGRHVANSPITIMVVQSEIGDTSRVKAHGDGLVQGTTFNNASFIVDTREAGYGGLALSIEGPSKVDIQTEDMEDGTCRVTYCPTEPGNYIVSIRFAEEHVPGSPFTVRVTGEGRIQESITRRQKAASVASVGSVCDLSLKIPASGCFGSLRRLRTRKCFCTRDSHTCRSSSSASCSRLHSSRERYLRL, from the exons ATGTCTTTCCAGTCCGAGGAGGATCTTTCCTGTCCCGTCTGCCATGACATCTTTAGGGATCCCGTTTTCCTGACATGCAGCCACAGCTTCTGCAAGATGTGTCTGAAGCACTGGTGGGCACAGAAGAAGCAACAGCAGTGTCCAGTCTGTAAGAAAATATCTAAACAGAGAGACCTGCCCTGTAACTTGGTCTTAAAGAACCTCGCTGAGGCctacttaaaaaagaaagatccAAGTGCTTCGGCGGGGTCTGAGGttctctgcagtctgcaccacgagaaactcaaactcttctgtctggaCCATCAGGAGCCAGCATGTGTCATCTGTCGTGATTCGAGAGCACACATCAACCACAAGTTCAGGCCCATCGATGAAGCCACGCAGGATCATAAGGAAGAGCTCCAGAAAGCCCTGAAACCATTACAGGACAAACTGAAGGTCTTACAAAAAGTGAAAGGAAACTTTGATATAAGAGAGCAACACATTAAGATCCAGGCTCAACAAACAGAGAAGCAGATCaaggagcagtttaagaagTTTCGCATGTTTCTGGATGAGGAAGAGAAGACCAGGCTGGCTGTTCTAAAAAAGGAAGAGCAACAAAAGAGTCagaagatgaaggaaaagattgcggctctgagcagagagatGGCAGGTCTTTCAGCCACAATCAGAGCTGCAGAGGAGGAGCTGAAAGCTGAAAACATCTCATTCCTGAAGAACTACAAGGGTACGATGAAAAGGGTCCAGCAGTATCCCTTGATGGATGCTCCACAGGTGGTCTCAGAAGCTCTGATAAATGTGGCCAAACACCTGAGCAACCTGGGTTACAACATCTGGAACAAGATGAAGGGGTTGGTCTCTTACACTCCTGAGACTCCAAATACTGCTCATCCAGAACTCTCCAACTATGAACATCTGACCAGTGAGAGGCACCAGCTTCCTGACAAGCCAAAAAG TCCCTTCAAGTTTCGGGTTCTGCCCACTCATGATGCCAGCAAAGTACAAGCCAGCGGCCCTGGGCTGACCAGCGGCGTCCCCGCCAGCTTCCCCGTTGAGTTCAATGTTAATGCTAAAGACGTTGGCCAAGGCCAACTGAGCGTGCTCATCACG GACCAGGATGGTAAACCTAAGCAGCCCACGATCCATGACAACGGTGATGGTACATACCGGGTATCATACGTCCCTGACCGTGCTGGCCGGTACACCATCGTTATAAAATATGGTGGCGATGACATCCCAGCATCACCTTACAGAGTCCGTGCTACAGCAACTGGTGATGCCAGCAAGTGCACCGTGAGCG GTTCAGGTGTGGGTCCCACTGTGGCCATTGGTGAGGAGCTGGGTCTGGTAGTGAATGCAAAGGGTGCTGGTAAAGGGAAAGTGAGCTGTGTGGTGGTTCAGCCCAATGGCACAGAGGTGGAGGCCGAGGTGCTGGAGAATGAAGATGGCACCTTTGACATCTTCTACACTGCGCCAGCTCCTGGGAACTACGTCATCTACGTCCGCTTTGGAGGGGAAAACATCCCGCGCAGTCCCTTCAAAGTCACG GTGAAGTCGGAAAGCTACCAGCCAGATGGTACGAGCGTTAACGGCAGTGGCTTCAGACCTTTCGACATGGTGATTCCTTTTGCATTCAGGAAGGGAGAAATCACTG GTGAGGTGTTGATGCCTTCAGGTAAATCCGCTCAGCCTCTCATCACAGACAACCTGGATGGGACGGTCACAGTGCAGTACTCTCCTACTGAGGCCGGTCTGCACGAGATGCACATCAAATACAATGGCACACACATCCCAG AATCTCCCCTTCAGTTCTGTGTGAATCACACCAGCAGTCCCAACGTCACAGCCTACGGTCCTGGTCTGAGTTATGGTGTCGCCAACAAGTTAGCTACCTTCACAGTCTTCACAGAGGACGCCTCCGAAG GAGGTTTGGACCTGGCTATCGAGGGTCCGTCCAAAGCGGAGATCAGCTGTGTGGACAATAAAGACGGGACCTGCACCGTCAGCTACCTGCCCACGCTGCCAGGAGACTACAACATCCTGGTCAAATACAATGACGAGCACATCGCTGGCAGCCCGTTCACCGCCAGGATCACCA AGGACAACCAGCGGCGCTGTCAGGTCAAACTGGGCTCGGCTGCAGATTTTTCTCTGGACATCAATGAGACGGACCTCAGCCTGCTCAGCGCCAGCATCAGGTCGCCCTCTGGACGTGACGAGCCCTGCTTGCTGAAGAGGATGGCCAACAACCACATCG GTATCTCCTTCATCCCCCGGGAAGTGGGCGAGCACCAGGTCAGCATCCTGAAGAATGGTCGTCATGTCGCCAACAGTCCCATCACCATCATGGTCGTCCAGTCTGAGATTGGCGACACCAGTCGAGTCAAAGCTCACGGTGACGGCCTCGTCCAGGGAACCACCTTCAACAACGCCAGCTTTATAGTCGACACGCGGGAGGCAG GTTATGGCGGTCTGGCTCTGTCCATTGAAGGTCCAAGTAAGGTAGACATCCAAACAGAGGACATGGAGGACGGGACCTGTAGAGTCACTTACTGTCCGACCGAACCTGGAAACTACATCGTCTCAATCCGCTTCGCTGAGGAGCATGTGCCAG GAAGCCCATTCACGGTGCGGGTGACGGGTGAGGGTCGTATTCAGGAGAGCATCACCAGACGACAGAAGGCGGCGTCTGTCGCCAGTGTCGGGAGTGTGTGCGACCTCAGCCTAAAGATACCAG CTTCCGGATGTTTTGGTTCGCTGAGGAGACTGCGAACCCGGAAGTGTTTCTGCACTAGAGACAGCCACACCTGCCGCTCATcctcctctgccagctgcagcAGATTACACTCGTCAAGGGAGCGGTATTTAAGACTGTAG
- the LOC112846956 gene encoding uncharacterized protein KIAA0754-like gives MEVDTPAGPTLPSVHPSVVPASRSSLPQVADTPSSPPPSAAASPPASHQTAATAALSASPSTSPTLPSSPPPAAAVSPSSPPDQPSVVAAQPEEPAPPVDELSEPEEPVPPVDELSKPEGPTQPELEVGVPEGPPRRPRPARPPRRPRPVRPAAWPQPAARAPRLRPARPAHRGLCVVLHCRPPELPRRCHVAATGCVAGHRNCFTAAAGPVAARRSCSASIKGLAVGRLNCFPTTA, from the coding sequence ATGGAGGTCGATACGCCTGCTGGACCTACTCTGCCGTCAGTTCACCCGTCTGTTGTTCCTGCATCGCGGTCCAGTCTACCGCAAGTAGCTGACACACCATCATCACCTCCGCCCTCTGCAGCTGCTTCTCCACCAGCGTCCCATCAGACTGCAGCGACCGCAGCACTCTCAGCTTCACCATCTACATCACCTACTCTACCATCATCTCCACCGCCTGCAGCTGCCGTATCACCATCTTCACCTCCCGATCAACCATCTGTAGTTGCAGCGCAGCCGGAGGAGCCCGCGCCGCCAGTGGATGAGCTCAGCGAGCCAGAGGAGCCCGTGCCGCCAGTGGATGAGCTCAGCAAGCCGGAGGGACCCACTCAACCAGAGCTGGAGGTCGGCGTGCCGGAGGGACCTCCACGCCGCCCACGTCCAGCGCGCCCTCCACGCCGCCCACGTCCAGTGCGACCAGCAGCATGGCCGCAACCAGCAGCACGGGCGCCACGTCTTCGTCCTGCACGGCCAGCACATCGTGGATTGTGTGTTGTGCTACATTGTCGCCCACCGGAGCTGCCACGTCGCTGCCACGTCGCTGCCACTGGGTGTGTGGCAGGCCACCGGAACTGTTTCACCGCTGCTGCCGGACCTGTGGCCGCCCGCCGGAGCTGCAGCGCTTCCATCAAGGGGTTGGCGGTAGGCCGCCTGAACTGTTTTCCCACCACTGCCTGA